From Triticum urartu cultivar G1812 chromosome 2, Tu2.1, whole genome shotgun sequence, a single genomic window includes:
- the LOC125535974 gene encoding cytochrome P450 734A5-like, with protein sequence MWASSWSWGWGWGWGAAVLVGAACLCAHAAAEALWLRPRRLERHFAEQGVRGPGYSFFVGSSIELVRLMLDASSRPMAPPGSHDILPRVLAFYHHWRKLYGPKHLIWFGTKARLTISAPELVREVLLTRAEHFDRYEAHPLICQFEGYGLGNLRGDQWGRHRRVLSPAFHTENLKPLVPFIAATMRRMLDELAAKAVGNDAGGEAEVDVAEWFQRVPQEVITFATFGRRNYEDGRVVFELQDELAGLAADAHSKVYIPGYRFLPLRRNLRVWHLVREIRKGLAAFIANLPKDGQGHGDEPRRDGGGGMRDLMSFMTPAMTTEEIIEESKNFFFAGKETLVSLLTWATVALAMHPEWQDRARQEVLAVVGRDDLPTKDHLPKLKTVGMIVNETLRLYPPAVAMIRTANRDVELGGCVVPAGTELLIPILAVHHDEEHWGADATEFNPARFGDDRRPRHQMAFMPFGGGERVCIGQNLALIEAKVALAVVLQRFAFRLSPAYVHAPRVLMILNPQYGAPVIFRPL encoded by the exons ATGTGGGCGTCGTCGTGGtcgtgggggtgggggtgggggtggggcgCCGCCGTGCTGGTGGGCGCGGCGTGCCTGTGCGCGCACGCGGCGGCGGAGGCGCTGTGGCTGCGGCCCCGGCGCCTGGAGCGGCACTTCGCGGAGCAGGGCGTGCGCGGGCCCGGGTACAGCTTCTTCGTGGGCAGCTCCATCGAGCTGGTGAGGCTGATGCTGGACGCGTCGTCCCGCCCCATGGCGCCGCCGGGCTCCCACGACATCCTCCCCCGCGTCCTCGCCTTCTACCACCATTGGAGGAAACTCTACG GCCCGAAGCATCTGATCTGGTTCGGGACCAAGGCGAGGCTGACGATCAGCGCGCCGGAGCTGGTACGGGAGGTGCTGCTGACGCGGGCGGAGCACTTCGACCGGTACGAGGCGCACCCGCTCATCTGCCAGTTCGAGGGCTACGGCCTCGGCAACCTCCGGGGCGACCAGTGGGGGCGCCACCGCCGCGTCCTCTCCCCGGCCTTCCACACCGAGAACCTCAAGCCGCTCGTGCCCTTCATCGCCGCCACCATGCGCCGGATGCTCGACGAGCTCGCGGCCAAGGCCGTCGGCAATGACGCCGGTGGCGAGGCGGAAGTGGACGTGGCCGAGTGGTTCCAGCGCGTGCCGCAGGAGGTGATCACGTTCGCCACCTTCGGGCGCCGGAACTACGAGGACGGCAGGGTGGTCTTCGAGCTCCAGGACGAGCTCGCCGGCCTCGCCGCCGACGCGCACAGCAAGGTCTACATCCCCGGGTACCGCTTCCTGCCGCTGAGGAGGAACCTGCGCGTGTGGCACCTGGTCAGGGAGATCCGGAAGGGCCTGGCCGCCTTCATCGCCAACCTGCCCAAGGATGGTCAAGGTCACGGCGACGAGCCGcggcgggacggcggcggcggcatgagGGACCTGATGAGCTTCATGACGCCGGCCATGACGACCGAGGAGATCATCGAGGAGAGCAAGAACTTCTTCTTCGCCGGGAAGGAGACGCTCGTCAGCCTCCTCACCTGGGCCACCGTCGCCCTCGCCATGCACCCGGAGTGGCAGGACCGCGCCCGCCAGGAGGTCCTCGCCGTCGTCGGCCGCGACGACCTCCCCACCAAAGACCACCTCCCCAAGCTCAAAACC GTGGGGATGATCGTGAACGAAACGCTGAGGCTGTACCCGCCGGCGGTGGCGATGATCCGGACGGCGAACCGGGACGTGGAGCTGGGCGGGTGCGTGGTGCCGGCGGGCACGGAGCTCCTCATCCCGATCCTGGCGGTGCACCACGACGAGGAGCACTGGGGCGCCGACGCGacggagttcaacccggcgcggTTCGGCGACGACCGGCGGCCGCGGCACCAGATGGCGTTCATGCCGTTCGGCGGCGGCGAGCGGGTGTGCATCGGCCAGAACCTGGCGCTGATCGAGGCCAAGGTGGCGCTGGCCGTCGTGCTGCAGCGGTTCGCCTTCCGCCTGTCGCCGGCGTACGTGCACGCGCCCAGGGTGCTCATGATACTCAACCCGCAGTACGGCGCGCCGGTCATCTTCCGGCCGCTGTGA
- the LOC125535975 gene encoding calcium-binding protein 39-like: MSFFFRAASRPRSSQQDLVRSIKDSLLALDTKTGAKALEDVEKNIFTLRQTLSGDGEVEPNQDHVLQIALEICKEGVLSLFVQNLPSLGWEGRKDLAHCWCILLRQKVDESHCCVQYIENHVDLLDFLVVCYKNLEVALNCGNMLRECIKYPSLAKYILESNSFELFFQYVELPNFDIASDALNTFKDLLTRHEDAVSEFLISHYEQFFELYKRLLTSDNYVTRRQSVKFLSEFLLEAPNAQIMKRYILEVRYLNIMMGLLKDSSKNIRICSFHIFKVFVANPNKPRDIIQVLVDNHKELLKLLHALPASKGEDEQLDEERDLIVKEIEKLVRLSV; the protein is encoded by the exons ATGTCCTTCTTCTTCCGCGCGGCGTCGCGGCCGCGTTCGTCGCAGCAGGACCTCGTGCGCTCCATCAAGGACTCCCTCCTCGCGCTCGACACCAAGACCGGCGCCAAG GCCCTCGAAGATGTTGAGAAAAACATATTCACCTTGAGACAAACACTTTCTGGTGATGGAGAAGTTGAACCAAACCAGGATCATGTCTTACAGATAGCCCTTGAAATTTGCAAGGAGGGTGTCCTTTCTCTTTTTGTTCAGAACCTGCCTTCGCTGGGTTGGGAG GGAAGAAAGGATCTTGCCCACTGCTGGTGCATTTTGTTGAGGCAGAAGGTTGATGAAAGTCACTGCTGCGTGCAGTATATCGAAAATCATGTTGATCTTCTAGATTTCCTTGTTGTATG CTACAAGAACTTGGAAGTCGCATTGAACTGTGGAAACATGTTGCGAGAATGCATAAAATATCCCTCACTTGCAAA ATATATATTGGAGTCAAATAGCTTCGAGTTGTTTTTCCAGTATGTTGAATTGCCAAACTTTGATATTGCTTCTGATGCTCTGAATACGTTCAAG GATTTGCTCACTAGACATGAAGATGCAGTCTCCGAGTTTCTCATTTCCCATTATGAACAG TTCTTTGAACTCTACAAAAGGCTTTTAACTTCAGATAATTATGTGACAAGAAGACAATCAGTGAAG TTTCTTTCAGAGTTTCTGTTGGAGGCCCCAAATGCTCAGATAATGAAGCGGTACATTTTGGAAGTTCGTTACTTGAACATTATGATGGGTCTACTAAAG GATTCAAGCAAAAATATCAGGATATGTTCCTTTCACATTTTTAAG GTATTTGTTGCCAATCCAAACAAGCCTCGTGATATTATTCAAGTTTTGGTAGACAACCACAAAGAATTATTGAAGTTGCTCCATGCTCTTCCTGCAAGCAAAG GTGAAGATGAACAACTTGACGAGGAGCGAGACTTAATTGTCAAGGAAATCGAGAAGCTTGTGCGCTTGTCAGTATAG